One Streptomyces sp. SAI-135 DNA segment encodes these proteins:
- a CDS encoding copper homeostasis protein CutC: MSKRAVLEVIALDVEDAIAARAGGADRLELVTDMAADGLTPTVATVAGIRGAVDIPVRVMLRLSDGFGAGDVPRVVRATRELRDAGAEEFVLGFLGADGDVDLGAVERVVEALDGSRWTFHRAIDHAADRNALRKQLADLPGLDTYLTAGSAAGVDEGLPVLLAEATRTGEPGYEQQLLVGGGLRLDHVPDLRAAGIDAFHIGGAARPGGWQAPVSADAVGEWRRAVDGEAR, encoded by the coding sequence ATGAGCAAGCGTGCAGTCCTGGAGGTGATCGCCCTCGACGTCGAGGACGCGATCGCCGCCCGGGCCGGAGGCGCGGACCGGCTGGAACTGGTGACCGACATGGCGGCGGACGGTCTGACGCCGACGGTCGCCACGGTCGCCGGGATCCGGGGGGCGGTGGACATCCCGGTGCGGGTCATGCTGCGGCTGTCGGACGGGTTCGGCGCCGGGGACGTGCCCCGGGTGGTCCGGGCGACACGCGAGCTGCGGGACGCCGGGGCCGAGGAGTTCGTGCTGGGCTTCCTCGGCGCGGACGGCGATGTGGATCTGGGGGCCGTGGAGCGGGTGGTCGAGGCGCTGGACGGGTCCCGCTGGACCTTCCACCGGGCGATCGACCACGCCGCCGACCGCAACGCCCTGCGCAAGCAGCTGGCCGACCTGCCGGGCCTGGACACCTACCTCACCGCGGGCTCGGCGGCGGGCGTCGACGAGGGGCTCCCCGTGCTGCTCGCGGAGGCGACGCGGACCGGGGAGCCGGGGTACGAGCAGCAACTGCTGGTGGGCGGCGGACTGCGACTGGACCACGTGCCGGACCTGCGGGCGGCCGGCATCGACGCCTTCCACATCGGCGGGGCGGCGCGTCCGGGCGGCTGGCAGGCACCGGTGTCGGCGGACGCCGTGGGGGAGTGGCGGCGGGCGGTGGACGGGGAGGCCCGCTAG
- a CDS encoding maleylpyruvate isomerase family mycothiol-dependent enzyme, which yields MTADDVRDPELPGRLLTTERDALIPLLRSRPDADFALPTRGCPGWSVRDVLAHCSSALIRVVEGRFEKGVFSPESNDRDIAERAGWSHQQVVDELERGMTEAGPVIARAGGVLDIIGLGEWVHAGDVREVFGVPGAYGGAGLPDALALLARATRERGRLPLHADLDDLDEPLRLGDTAGVRTPARYIGDAATLVRLYSGRPVEGRAYELAGAEAAELNIFAEIG from the coding sequence ATGACTGCTGACGACGTACGAGACCCCGAACTCCCCGGCCGCCTCCTGACCACCGAACGCGACGCCCTGATCCCCCTCCTGCGCTCCCGCCCGGACGCCGACTTCGCGCTGCCGACGCGGGGGTGTCCGGGGTGGAGCGTGCGCGATGTGCTCGCGCACTGTTCGTCGGCGCTGATCCGGGTGGTGGAGGGCCGGTTCGAGAAGGGCGTCTTCTCGCCCGAGTCCAACGACCGGGACATCGCCGAGCGTGCCGGTTGGTCCCACCAGCAGGTCGTCGACGAGCTGGAGCGCGGGATGACGGAGGCCGGGCCGGTGATCGCCCGGGCGGGCGGGGTGCTGGACATCATCGGGCTGGGCGAGTGGGTGCACGCGGGGGATGTGCGGGAGGTGTTCGGGGTGCCGGGCGCGTACGGGGGCGCGGGGCTGCCCGACGCGCTGGCCCTGCTCGCCCGCGCCACCCGGGAACGCGGCCGGCTTCCCCTCCACGCCGACCTCGACGACCTGGACGAACCGCTCCGCCTCGGCGACACGGCCGGCGTTCGCACCCCGGCCCGCTACATCGGGGACGCGGCCACCCTCGTACGGCTGTACTCGGGGCGGCCGGTGGAGGGGCGGGCGTACGAGCTCGCGGGGGCGGAGGCGGCGGAGCTGAACATCTTCGCCGAGATCGGCTGA